The genomic window CACGATCGCGCGCCAATCGAGCCTTACTGCTTCAGCAAATACACCTGAATCCGGCAACAGGCGCACGATCACCCCGGCCAGTATCGGAGTCATGAGCCACGACAGGACCAGCGAGAGCGCAACAAGTAGCCCTGACTCCAGCACCACGAGCGTCATGAGATCGCGTCCAGTGGCGCCTAAAGCCCGGCGCACGCGAAGCTCGGTCGTCCGTTCCACAGTTCTTGTCAACAAGAGCGAACCGACCTGCAGCCAAGCCCCGATGATCGACCCGAGTCCAGCAATCGCAAAATAGAGGACAAAGACGGCATTCTCGGGCCGCACGTAGTCCGTGAACGGAATCACCCGGACTGGTCGGACTTCGGCGCGCAGTTGTTCGATCGAGACGTGCGGCGCGAGTCGCGCGAACGTTGGAATCCGCAAGGGGTTCGGTTCTGCGGAGGCAATCCAGAAATTCACCCCTTTCGGAAAGTGGAAACCCGGTGGCATGACACCTGCCACCCGCCACGTCGCATCGCGCTGAGATCCGGAAATCTCGATGACTCGACCGATGACCGCACGGTCCAAACCAAATCGCGCTCTCCAAAGGTCATACGCAATCAACACGTCGCGGGGTGACCCAATCGAACCGGCGTCACTAAGTGCGTGGCCAGCTACTGGCGACACTCCAAACAGGTCCGTGAAGCCGGGCGAGACGTACGCCGACCGGAGGCGCCACTCTGTCTGTGCGGGACTGGCAGTATCGAATGCCGGCTCCAGGTTAATCGCCGCATGATTGGCTACGGTCTTCGTGCCCTCGAAATACGACTGCAGTTCCCCAAGACGGCTTCGATTGTGTGTGACGAGACCGGCGAGGTCCGCCGGGGCCAAGTCGAGATAAACGAGATTGGCGGAATCGCGTACGGCCGGTTCCTGCAGAAAGGTAGAGTCTACGACAGCAAAGAACGCGGTGTTCGCCGCGAGAGCGACCGTGGCGACCGCCACAATCGGGATCGTCAACCATGGTTTCGCGAGCAGGGACCTGGCAGTTGTGCCGACAACAAACCAGAGCCGGGAGTTACGCATGGAATTCGCTGGCTCCCCAGCTTATTTCGAACCCGAGCGCTCCAGCCTCATCACAATCGCCTTCGACCCAGGGGCGCCCGACAGTACCTCAGGTCGGTCCGTTGATCCCTGGAACGAAAATGCAATCCTCAAAATCTTGTCAACCGCCTCATAGAGCATCCGATCCGTAGTGCCGTCTGGCCGTGTCCAATCGAGTCGCTTCGGTGAAGTTGAATCTGTGAGCGAAAAGCGACATCGTTGCGTTTCGCTCCCGTACAGGCCCGCGACAATCACCGTGTCGCCGACGAATGTCAACCGCATCTCCCGAATAGCCGACGGGTCAGTAATGCGCTTTCCATCACGCTCGATGGCGACAACGTGCCATTCACCCTCCAAAGATGTGGGACGTGCCGTCTGAAAAGCCGACGGCGCGCTGGTACCAGAGGCGATCGCGCAGATCACGATGATCTCAAAGAGGTGCCTTTTCTGCCTCGACTTGTGGCTGCTGTGAGGATCAATCATCGCCGCCCTCGCTTCTACTCGAACGCCTTATAGTCTTAGAGTTAGGCAACGGCCCGCGGCAATCTGTCGCCGCGGGCCGTCGCCGCATCAGGAGTTCCTATTGTCCGGCACCGTCGAATCGAGCACGACGCCGAAGCAATTGGTGCCCGGATGCGATAGACACCCGGTGCCCCAGCATGCAACCGCCCAGTGATACCCCGTGCACTGCCAGTTGTTGCAACAGCCGCAGCCCTGCGTACATGAGGCGAAGCTATCATCTTCGCCGTCGTGGTCGTGATCGTCCGAATGATTCGAGGAGTGTTCCAAGTGGGCGCCGACGGCGACAAGGGTGGTTCTCGTCGATCCATAGCTGACAACGACGATTGCGAGCAGACAGA from Planctomycetia bacterium includes these protein-coding regions:
- a CDS encoding TIGR03067 domain-containing protein codes for the protein MIDPHSSHKSRQKRHLFEIIVICAIASGTSAPSAFQTARPTSLEGEWHVVAIERDGKRITDPSAIREMRLTFVGDTVIVAGLYGSETQRCRFSLTDSTSPKRLDWTRPDGTTDRMLYEAVDKILRIAFSFQGSTDRPEVLSGAPGSKAIVMRLERSGSK